From the Microbacterium thalassium genome, one window contains:
- the metK gene encoding methionine adenosyltransferase, with product MTELRLFTSESVTEGHPDKICDQISDSILDALLTVDPNSRVAVETLVTTGLVHVAGEVRTEGYVDIPGTVRRVVNEIGYTSSEHGFDGDSCGVSVSIGEQSSDISGGVETSREVREGGSTDPMDQLGAGDQGIMFGYATNETPQLMPIAIWTAHRIAERLSHARRTNALPFLRPDGKTQVTVGYEGTTPRTIETVVLSTQHNPGITHAALSAAVRAEVIDPVIAETGLDLSDVDAIINPAGDFIIGGPKGDAGLTGRKIIIDTYGGAARHGGGAFSGKDPSKVDRSGAYAMRWVAKNAVAAGLADRLELQVAYAIGQAHPVGLYVETFGSGHVSDEAITRAIRDVFDLRPKAIIQELDLLRPIYRQTAAYGHFGRELPDFTWERTDRVDDLRAAAGL from the coding sequence ATGACCGAGCTGCGTCTGTTCACTTCGGAGTCCGTCACCGAAGGACACCCCGACAAGATCTGCGACCAGATCTCCGACAGCATCCTCGACGCGCTGCTGACCGTCGACCCGAACAGCCGTGTCGCCGTCGAGACCCTCGTCACGACGGGTCTCGTGCACGTCGCGGGCGAGGTGCGCACCGAAGGCTACGTCGACATCCCCGGCACCGTGCGGCGCGTCGTCAACGAGATCGGCTACACCTCGAGCGAGCACGGCTTCGACGGCGACTCGTGCGGTGTGAGCGTCTCGATCGGCGAGCAGTCCAGCGACATCTCCGGCGGCGTCGAGACCTCGCGCGAGGTGCGCGAGGGCGGGTCGACCGATCCCATGGACCAGCTCGGCGCCGGCGACCAGGGCATCATGTTCGGCTACGCCACGAACGAGACGCCGCAGCTCATGCCGATCGCGATCTGGACGGCGCACCGCATCGCCGAGCGTCTGTCCCACGCCCGCCGCACGAACGCGCTGCCGTTCCTGCGCCCCGACGGCAAGACGCAGGTCACGGTCGGCTACGAGGGCACCACGCCCCGCACGATCGAGACCGTGGTGCTGTCCACGCAGCACAACCCGGGGATCACGCACGCCGCGCTCAGCGCCGCCGTGCGCGCCGAGGTCATCGATCCGGTCATCGCCGAGACGGGGCTCGACCTCTCCGATGTCGACGCGATCATCAACCCCGCGGGCGACTTCATCATCGGGGGTCCCAAGGGCGATGCCGGACTGACGGGCCGCAAGATCATCATCGACACGTACGGCGGCGCCGCACGCCACGGCGGCGGCGCGTTCAGCGGCAAGGACCCGTCCAAGGTCGATCGCTCGGGCGCCTACGCCATGCGATGGGTGGCCAAGAACGCCGTCGCGGCCGGCCTCGCCGACCGCCTCGAGCTGCAGGTCGCCTATGCGATCGGCCAGGCCCACCCCGTGGGCCTGTATGTCGAGACGTTCGGCTCCGGTCACGTCTCGGACGAGGCGATCACCCGCGCGATCCGCGACGTCTTCGATCTGCGCCCGAAGGCGATCATCCAGGAGCTCGATCTGCTCCGCCCGATCTACCGTCAGACGGCCGCGTACGGCCACTTCGGGCGCGAGCTGCCCGACTTCACGTGGGAGCGCACCGACCGCGTCGACGATCTCCGCGCCGCAGCCGGGCTCTGA